GAAGAGCTGCTATTGCGGATGTCCCCGAGACTTTGGAGAAGGGCATCACGCATGACGAGGCCTGGGTGCAGCCTGGGCTTCTGCTGGCGCAAACCTGCGGCTTTCCCTACGTGAAACACCTGCGTGGCAAGGTGCAGCTCGTCGCGACACCAGTCTATGAGCTGCCGGGCTGCGACGGCCCGTCGATGCGCAGCTTCATCATTGTCCGCAGAGATTCGCCGGCAGGGACGCTTGCCGATCTTCGCGGGCTGACCGCTGCCATCAACGATCCCGGCAGCAATTCCGGCGCCAATCTCTTCCGTGCCGCTATTGCGCCGCTCGCTGAAAACGGCCACTTCTTCGGCCATGTCGTCGAAACCGGCGGACATCTGCGCAGCATCGATGCCGTGACCGCGGGCAGAGCCGATGTCGCCGCCATCGAC
The nucleotide sequence above comes from Rhizobium sp. CB3090. Encoded proteins:
- a CDS encoding PhnD/SsuA/transferrin family substrate-binding protein gives rise to the protein MRLSNIAMYTGQAPLVAATDALWAYIRDRLRRAAIADVPETLEKGITHDEAWVQPGLLLAQTCGFPYVKHLRGKVQLVATPVYELPGCDGPSMRSFIIVRRDSPAGTLADLRGLTAAINDPGSNSGANLFRAAIAPLAENGHFFGHVVETGGHLRSIDAVTAGRADVAAIDCITFGNAKRFDPGRIGGVRILAETVSGPGLPFITGSETSPEELLLLRQILADVASEPMLADVRNTLSLRRFEVLGDADYKPLAELERQAIALGYPVIA